A single Phragmites australis chromosome 4, lpPhrAust1.1, whole genome shotgun sequence DNA region contains:
- the LOC133916963 gene encoding 24-methylenesterol C-methyltransferase 2 gives MEAATMAWTAAVVGVGLVYWFVWVMGAAEVKGKRAVDLKMGSITNDKVKDKYTQYWSFFRRPKETATTAASAEKVPAFVDTFYNLVTDIYEWGWGQSFHFSPSLPGRSHRDATRIHEERVPDLLGAKPGHRLLDVGCGVGGPMRAIAAHSGSNVVGITINEYQVNRARAHNRKAGLESRCEVVCGNFLEMPFPDASFDGAYSIEATCHAPRLQDVYGEVYRVLKPGGLYVSYEWVTTSLYRTEDPEHVECIHGIERGDALPGLRRQDEIASIAKEVGFEVLKEQDLALAPALPWWTRLKMGRLAYWRNSLVVRVLTMLRIAPKGVAEVHEMLYETAQHLTRGGETGIFTPMHMVLLRKPAEEAK, from the coding sequence ATGGAGGCGGCGACGATGGCGTggacggcggcggtggtgggggtggggctGGTCTACTGGTTCGTGTGGGTGATGGGCGCGGCGGAGGTGAAGGGCAAGCGGGCGGTGGATCTCAAGATGGGATCTATCACGAACGACAAGGTGAAGGACAAGTACACGCAGTACTGGTCCTTCTTCCGCCGCCCCAAGGAGACGGCCACCACCGCGGCCTCGGCGGAGAAGGTGCCCGCCTTCGTCGACACCTTCTACAACCTCGTCACCGACATCTACGAGTGGGGCTGGGGCCAGTCCTTCCActtctccccctccctccccggcCGCTCCCATCGCGACGCCACGCGCATCCATGAGGAGCGCGTCCCCGACCTCCTCGGCGCCAAGCCGGGCCACCGCCTCCTCGACGTCGGCTGCGGCGTCGGCGGGCCCATGCGCGCCATCGCTGCTCACTCGGGGTCCAACGTCGTCGGCATCACCATCAACGAGTACCAGGTCAACCGCGCCCGCGCGCACAACCGCAAGGCCGGCCTCGAATCCCGCTGCGAGGTCGTCTGCGGCAATTTCCTTGAAATGCCCTTCCCCGACGCTTCCTTCGACGGCGCCTACTCCATCGAGGCCACCTGCCACGCGCCCAGGCTGCAGGACGTCTACGGCGAGGTCTACCGCGTGCTCAAGCCGGGCGGCCTCTACGTCTCCTACGAGTGGGTCACCACCTCGCTCTACCGCACCGAGGACCCGGAGCACGTCGAGTGCATCCACGGCATCGAGCGCGGCGACGCGCTCCCCGGGCTGCGCCGCCAGGACGAGATCGCGTCCATCGCCAAGGAGGTCGGCTTCGAGGTGCTCAAGGAGCAGGACCTGGCGCTGGCCCCCGCGCTGCCGTGGTGGACGCGGCTCAAGATGGGGCGCCTCGCCTACTGGCGCAACTCCCTGGTCGTCCGCGTGCTCACCATGCTCCGGATAGCCCCCAAGGGCGTGGCCGAGGTGCACGAGATGCTCTACGAGACCGCGCAGCACCTCACCCGCGGCGGCGAGACCGGCATCTTCACGCCCATGCACATGGTGCTCCTCCGCAAGCCCGCCGAGGAGGCGAAATAG
- the LOC133916964 gene encoding transcription factor BHLH3-like produces the protein MSELGMELDEETFLDELMSLRREASAPWQAYPGVGSMMMSDLLFYGGEGADARSGMDLPPFQELAPMPPAAPPHPHEDFNFDCLSEVCNPYKSCVALPGEATGGQTLTPLNDATMLEEEISGDKGLYGGGGSPPTFVFGGGAGESSEMANIRAVGGAHHRSKLHGAPSKNLMAERRRRKRLNDRLSMLRSIVPKISKMDRTSILGDTIDYVKELTERIKVLEEEIGASPEDLNLLNTLKDSSNSNNEMMVRNSTKFDVEKRGNGSTRIEICCPANPGVLLSTVSALEALGLEIEQCVVSCFSDFGMQASCLQEDGKRQVISTDEIKQTLFRSAGYGGRCL, from the exons ATGAGTGAGCTGGGCATGGAGCTTGACGAGGAGACGTTCTTGGACGAGCTCATGTCGCTGCGGCGGGAGGCGTCAGCGCCGTGGCAAGCTTACCCCGGCGTCGGCAGCATGATGATGAGCGACCTTCTCTTCTACGGCGGCGAGGGCGCCGACGCGAGGAGCGGCATGGACCTGCCGCCGTTCCAGGAGCTGGCACCCATGCCGCCAGCCGCGCCTCCGCACCCGCACGAGGACTTCAATTTCGACTGCTTAAGCGAGGTGTGCAATCCTTACAAGAGCTGCGTCGCCCTCCCAGGGGAGGCAACCGGCGGCCAGACGCTCACTCCTCTCAATGACGCCACCATGCTGGAGGAGGAGATAAGCGGTGATAAGGGGCTCTATGGAGGTGGGGGGTCTCCGCCGACGTTCGTCTTCGGAGGAGGCGCAGGCGAGAGCTCGGAGATGGCCAATATCAGGGCTGTCGGAGGAGCCCACCACAGGAGCAAGCTCCACGGCGCGCCGTCAAAGAACCTCATGGCTGAGAGGCGGCGGAGGAAGCGGCTCAACGACCGCCTCTCAATGCTCCGGTCCATCGTTCCCAAGATCAGTAAG ATGGACCGGACATCCATTCTTGGGGACACCATTGACTATGTGAAGGAGTTGACGGAGCGGATCAAAGTTCTTGAGGAGGAGATCGGCGCCTCGCCGGAGGACCTGAACCTTCTCAATACTTTGAAAGATTCGTCCAACAGTAACAACGAGATGATGGTGAGGAATTCCACCAAG TTCGACGTCGAGAAGCGGGGCAACGGGAGCACGAGGATCGAGATCTGCTGCCCCGCGAACCCCGGGGTGCTGCTGTCGACGGTAAGCGCGCTGGAGGCTCTGGGGCTGGAGATCGAACAGTGCGTGGTGAGCTGCTTCAGTGACTTTGGCATGCAGGCCTCTTGCTTACAA GAGGACGGGAAGAGGCAAGTAATAAGCACCGACGAGATAAAGCAGACATTGTTTAGGAGTGCAGGCTACGGAGGGAGGTGTCTCTAG